One genomic region from Ptychodera flava strain L36383 chromosome 5, AS_Pfla_20210202, whole genome shotgun sequence encodes:
- the LOC139133686 gene encoding uncharacterized protein F54H12.2-like encodes MAFLHEHSCECTKSELDLFTVPPTQTSVEEGQWEEVHPLTHIVESGPIEFVISGSGEDYIDLSSTLLLIKAKITKADGTNIGADAAVGPVNLWLHSLFSQVDVHLNGKMISNPSPTYPYRAMLETLLNYGEEAKVTHIGSALFFKDYHLKMDEVDPTKEGGEVNKGLKNRYAFTSGSKVVDMVGPIHSDLFFQPKYLMNGVELRLKLNRSKNAFSLVSSAENPGFKAVVSEATLLVRKIKLSPSVQLGHAEALKQGPSKYPIHRCVMKVLSIPGDTMSFNKDHIFLGQLPKRVVLGLVDNDAFNGSYKKNPFNFKHYDMTSLVLNVGGKQVPSKPLKLDFTQAGGQSFIMAYYSLFTGTNKIGRDEGININRYEYDNGYTLFAFDLTPDLSADGGHLNLVKEGNLGIELQFRQALPNTVNLLVYGELDNVIEIDRDRNVLFDF; translated from the coding sequence ATGGCATTTCTTCACGAACACTCCTGCGAATGTACCAAGAGTGAACTTGACTTGTTCACAGTTCCTCCAACGCAGACCAGTGTGGAAGAGGGACAATGGGAAGAAGTGCATCCCCTGACACACATTGTGGAATCGGGACCCATCGAATTTGTGATTTCGGGTTCAGGGGAAGACTACATCGATCTGTCCTCAACACTCCTTCTGATCAAGGCTAAGATTACAAAAGCCGATGGTACTAACATCGGTGCAGATGCAGCAGTGGGTCCCGTCAACTTGTGGCTCCATTCACTGTTCAGCCAAGTGGATGTACACCTCAATGGCAAAATGATATCCAACCCCTCCCCTACTTACCCCTACCGAGCGATGTTGGAGACCTTGTTGAATTACGGTGAGGAGGCCAAAGTCACCCATATCGGTTCAGCCCTATTCTTCAAGGACTATCACTTGAAAATGGATGAAGTGGACCCTACCAAAGAAGGTGGAGAAGTGAACAAGGGACTGAAAAACCGATATGCCTTCACATCTGGCAGTAAAGTTGTCGATATGGTAGGACCCATCCATTCGGATCTCTTCTTTCAGCCCAAATATCTAATGAATGGTGTCGAATTACGTCTAAAACTCAATAGAAGTAAGAATGCCTTCTCCCTTGTGAGCTCTGCAGAAAATCCAGGCTTCAAAGCTGTAGTCTCTGAAGCCACACTACTGGTCAGGAAAATAAAACTCAGTCCGTCGGTACAGCTGGGCCATGCAGAAGCTTTAAAGCAGGGACCGTCCAAGTATCCCATACatcgttgtgtgatgaaggttcTGTCCATTCCCGGAGACACCATGTCGTTCAATAAAGACCACATTTTTCTGGGACAGCTACCTAAACGAGTGGTCTTGGGTCTGGTAGACAACGATGCCTTCAATGGTTCATACAAGAAGAATCCTTTCAACTTCAAACATTACGACATGACGTCACTGGTCCTAAATGTGGGTGGAAAACAAGTGCCAAGCAAACCCCTGAAACTGGACTTCACCCAAGCTGGCGGCCAATCATTTATCATGGCCTACTATTCCCTGTTTACAGGGACAAATAAAATAGGTCGGGATGAAGGAATCAACATCAATCGCTATGAATACGACAATGGATACACACTGTTTGCCTTTGATCTCACACCTGACTTGTCTGCTGACGGAGGACATTTGAACCTGGTCAAAGAAGGCAACTTGGGCATCGAACTGCAGTTCAGACAAGCCCTGCCAAATACGGTGAATTTACTCGTGTATGGCGAGCTGGACAACGTCATTGAAATTGACAGAGATCGCAACGTCCTGTTTGACTTTTGA